Within Spinacia oleracea cultivar Varoflay chromosome 4, BTI_SOV_V1, whole genome shotgun sequence, the genomic segment ATTTCTCTGCGCAATCAACCTGAAAACATGGTCATAGAGGAAGCAAGAGAGGCACCTCAGAGGTACGCGCCGCGCCGCTATACCATCCAACCCGCGAACTCACCCCTGTGTGTAGACATTCTAGAAGAACCCATGGAAAAATAAAAGTTCCCACTCTACAAGTACGACGGATCAACCGACCCGGAGGTCCATTGCAACATGTTCGAGTAGCATATGATGCTGTATACAGACTCCGATGCCATGTGGTGCAACGTGTTCCCCTCTAAACTCCTGGGAGTAGCATCGTGTTGGTACAAGGGATTACTAAAAGGATCAATATACAATTACCGACAATTGGAGGCAGAGTTCATGCTCCGGTTTATCAGCCGgcagcaaagaaagaaaacGTCAGGAGAACTAATGGAAATCACACAAAGGAACGGAGAATCCTTGAGAGATTACCTCACCAGGTTCAACAACGAGTCTACaagcataccaaacttgcagcaaGAAATAACTGTTGTGGCCCTGATGAGAGGAATGAACAAATGCGAGTTCAAGAAATATTTGGGAAGGAAATGTTTTACGGACCTAGGGAGCGCGCTGGTAAAAGCCCATGAATACATCGAAAGCGATGAACTGATGACAATCCCAAACCATTTCTAGTCGGCACTGGCAAAAAATGCCACACCCAGGCCTATTCAGCAAGCACAACATCAGCAAAACAGAGGATGCATGAGAGACAGTCAGAGAAGAGAATACCAAGGGAGAGATcaccaaaaacaaacaaaccatACCTACCCCGCATTCCATGAATACACTCCATTGAATGCCCCAAGAGCTGCCATCTACAACATCAACAAGAATGAGAACTGGAAAAGACCACCTCCAATGAGTAACAAACCCAGACCACAAACGAAGTACTGTGCTTTCCACGAGGACTGTGGACACTACACGGAAGAATGCAGAGATTTGAAAGATAACATCGAGGATATGATCAGGAGAGGCTACCTGACACAGTATAGAGCCCGGCAAGACATCAACAATCAACAAAATCACAGCCAGCAAAACCACAACCCAAATAACAGATTGCCAGCAACCCAAACACCACTCAGAATAAAACAAAAGGCACCAGAAACCAGCCGTAATGCAGAAGCTAGAAATACCGGCCAGAAGAGGCCGACAGTATGGGTCATATCCGGCGGGCCATGCCACGGAGGAACAATTAGTGGAGCAGACAGGAGCCTAGAGGAGCACCGCCACCTCATAAACTACCACAGCACCAGAAAGTGGCCATCACCCCCAGTCATCCCAGGAATCTCATTCTCCCCGGCAGACTACCGCAGAATCATATATCCCCATGATGACCCATTGGTTTTTGGCCTCGAAGTAGCAAACTTTCCGGTAAAAAGAATACTGGTAGACGGCGGAAGTTCAGCCAACATAATATTCTGGGAAGCCTTCACTCAACTCCAAATAGATGAGAAGGAACTCACGAGAGTCAATTACCCGGTAATAGGATTCTCCAGGGCCACCGTCTTTCCAGAGGGAAGCATCAGGCTGCCGGTACAGATCGGAGAAGGTAGTGCCACAAGGGACCTGATGGTGGACTTCTTAGTAATAAAAGTGCCGGCTGCGTACAACATCATCATAGGCCGACCATTCATCCTTGACGCACAAGCAGTGGTATCAACGTACCACCTAACCATGATATACATTTCTAACTTCGAGAAAGCAGAGAGAATCCAGGTAGTCAAGAATCAGCAAGATCATGCTACTTGACGGCATTGAAAACACCAGGTCGATTAGCTCCATCTATGATCATAACAAGAGAAGCGGTAGTGAAAAGACCTGCAATAAACCAGAGCTCGAAATCAGAGGGTGAACAATCTTTGTTgccaaaaaaagagaaaagacaGAAACATGAAACATCGAAAATCAAAAGCCTTGAGGAAAGGCTGCTGGGCCCAGGTTAGAGGCAGGAGGAGAAGTTGAGGAAATTGAGCTGGTGGAAGGAGAGCCACACAGAACAGTCAAGATAGGAACTGACATTAACCCAGTACTGCGGGTAAACATGATCGACCTGCTACGAGAACACGCTGACGTGTTCTCATTTTCAACCGACGAAATATTGGGTATTAGCCCGGAGGTAATCGAGCACCGACTGAACGTCGATAGATCAATAAGGCcggtaaaacaaaagaaaagaaatttctCAACTGAAAAAATTCAATCAATACAGGAAGAGGTAGAAAAGTTGCTGGCGGCAGGATTCATTGAGCCATGTGATTACCCGGAATGGTTAGCCAACGTCGTAATGGTAAAAAAAGTCCAACGgctcctggagaatgtgtgtggaTTTCACAAACCTGAATAGAGCATACCCAAAAGATTGCTACCCACTTCCGAGAATCGACAGGCTAGTCGACTCAACATCCGGGCTCGCGCTGCTTAGCTTCCTAGATGCATTTTCCGGATACCATCAAATCAGCCTTGCGAAGGCCGACAGGAAAAAAGCCGCGTTCATCACCGAGGGGGGAGTATTCAGTTATAAAGCCATGCCATTTGGGCTCAAGAATGCCGGAGTGATGTACCAAAAGTTGGTCGACAGAGTTTTTTCGTAGCAGAAAGGCCGCAATATCGAGGTGTATGTGGATGTCTATAGTGAAAAGAAGAGTAGAGAGCGACCATGTGCATGACCTCAGGGAAACATTCGAAACTCTGCGCCGATACCAAATGAAACTGAACCCCAAGAAATGTGTGTTCGGAGTGAAATCGGGGAAATTCATAGGCTTCCTAGTCAGCGAGAGGGGCATCGACGCGAACCCAGACAAGGTAGAGGCAATACTCAATCTGCCTCAACCAAAGAGCATCAAGGATGTACAAAGGCTGACAAGAAGAATGGCAGCGCTGACAAGGTTTGTTAGCAAATCAGCAGACAGGTCGATCCCATTCTTCAATACTCTGAAACAGAACAGAAAATTTCAATGGAGAGAGATCGAAGAAAGAGCTTTTGAGAAGATCAAAGATCACCTTCGAACCCTGCCAACAATAGCCAGGCCGGAAGAAGGCGACAAGCTACAATTATATGTATCCGCCTCACCTCTAGCCGGTGCTGCCGTCCTAATCATCGACAAAGAAAAGATCCAACAGCCGGTATATTTTGTTAGCCATGTTCTGAACCCGGCAGAAACAAGATACTCACTGATAGAAAATCTAGCCTACGCAGTATTAATAGCAGCCAGAAAGCTCAGACCATACTTTGATGCACACACCATAGAAGTCCTGACAAACTTCCCATTGGAAAAGGCTTTGCAGAAAATGGACAAAGCCCGCAGACTATTACGATGGGCCATAGAGTTGTCAGAATACGATATGGAGTTCCACCCATGCAATGCAATATAAGCCCAGGCCTTAGCCGACTTCGTAGTCGAAGCATCCTACCAGGAGGATGATACCAAAATAGAATCCTGGGAGATTTCAGTGGACGGTCAGCAGCGCAGTCAGGTGCGGGAGCCGgcatgcatgtatggtttgtttcacatgcaagggatggattattattgttatgctattgtacgggatgtctagcatacttttgagccaattattcgtacctcgttgtactatttaatttaccacatgtgaagggttagctcacgtaagccaccgcacatgtagggttcagttgggaatattttatatgaaatgaattaggatttgccgtgcaagggcacaaccctcatgttaataggcatgatgtggaatctcaccttttgtgagaaggaacttggtagtaatttcaagacgtcttgatttattgatcacaagtcctaaaggattaaaataagattgttttggttgtcgtttattaattgtatgtatgtatgtatgtatgtgtgTTCGAGTCTCAAGTTcaccattaataaaatattaataaacataaagtgcaaccagaacaagcttcaaaactcttggaacgtatataccttgagtatgaacaatggggggagacttgccggaaagctcgttctcctactaatgatacaagacgttgtttcatttaatttatgcgctggaattccgtcggtatggcccgacactcggtatggtccgatattttattatttattatggtgtttggtgggctcccaacacccttcctttatggaatattcttttggcccgttcgaagcttattctaattaaatagtgagtcaagagtcgagtcaagagtcgagtcttgtattcatgatttgcttgttatttattaaatagcttttgcatgttgattagtactttagcaagtgatgcatgtttatagttttatttcactctagccttgtaagtactcagcttttgctgactacgtgctttgtgtcttttggtcatggcctttgcctcaatgaccctatgatgatccatcatttgcacttgcattgttggggagtagattaatttagcaggttggtagatcaaagtacgatcgaaatcatgtagcttAGGATGGTTGAGAGAATTGCATTCTTTTGTAATTTGaaactaattttaaaattatactttattcatattttgggttgttggatttttaatactttggttttgcaccgttatggttccaacttgtaggaggcctcaataattattatttatgttggtttgaaagttaattgacattaatttccgctgcgtgaTTCTGGTattagccttaaccgttatcacggtggcggtaatactttagtaattcctttattttaagttggaaaatgg encodes:
- the LOC110796991 gene encoding uncharacterized protein — encoded protein: MRDSQRREYQGRDHQKQTNHTYPAFHEYTPLNAPRAAIYNINKNENWKRPPPMSNKPRPQTKYCAFHEDCGHYTEECRDLKDNIEDMIRRGYLTQYRARQDINNQQNHSQQNHNPNNRLPATQTPLRIKQKAPETSRNAEARNTGQKRPTVWVISGGPCHGGTISGADRSLEEHRHLINYHSTRKWPSPPVIPGISFSPADYRRIIYPHDDPLVFGLEVANFPVKRILVDGGSSANIIFWEAFTQLQIDEKELTRVNYPVIGFSRATVFPEGSIRLPVQIGEGSATRDLMVDFLVIKVPAAYNIIIGRPFILDAQAVVSTYHLTMIYISNFEKAERIQVVKNQQDHAT